One Nocardia iowensis DNA window includes the following coding sequences:
- a CDS encoding HNH endonuclease, whose protein sequence is MKQRHSARSREARIHRQLQPADVHNRGSGATPLHILSDHYPGAHHGHADHAHRSSPPPSESPSWLKRRVLLLNATYEPLTALSARRAIVLLICDKADTVHHDAEGPVVHSAEAAVAIPSVIRLRSYVHVPYRARVPMTRAALMHRDRYRCGYCGGKAETIDHVIPRSRGGEHSWENCVASCAPCNHRKADKMLSELGWTLRSPLVSPKGPHWRLLSTTADLDPVWLQYLGEGAA, encoded by the coding sequence ATGAAGCAGCGGCACAGCGCCAGATCACGCGAGGCGCGCATACACCGACAACTCCAGCCCGCCGACGTCCACAATCGTGGGTCGGGGGCTACTCCGCTGCACATCTTGTCCGATCATTATCCGGGCGCGCATCACGGTCACGCCGATCATGCGCACCGCTCCTCACCGCCGCCCAGTGAGAGTCCGAGCTGGTTGAAGCGCCGGGTGCTGCTTCTCAACGCCACCTACGAGCCGCTCACCGCTCTGTCCGCGCGCCGTGCGATCGTCTTGCTCATCTGCGATAAAGCCGACACTGTTCATCACGACGCCGAAGGCCCGGTAGTCCATTCCGCCGAAGCCGCCGTCGCCATCCCCTCGGTGATCCGCCTGCGCAGCTACGTCCACGTGCCGTATCGGGCCCGCGTCCCGATGACCCGCGCCGCACTCATGCACCGCGACCGCTATCGCTGCGGCTACTGCGGCGGCAAGGCGGAGACCATCGACCATGTCATTCCGCGCAGCCGCGGCGGCGAACACTCCTGGGAGAACTGCGTCGCCAGCTGCGCACCGTGTAACCATCGCAAGGCCGACAAAATGCTGAGCGAACTGGGCTGGACGCTGCGTTCGCCGCTGGTCTCGCCGAAGGGGCCGCACTGGCGGCTGCTGTCGACGACGGCGGACCTGGACCCGGTGTGGTTGCAGTATCTCGGCGAGGGTGCCGCCTGA
- a CDS encoding globin encodes MTSGEQTGAASAEQTATSFYEAVGGADTFRRIVAAFYREVATDEVLRPLYPEEDLGPAERRLRMFLEQYWGGPRTYGEERGHPRLRMRHHPFTIGPLERDAWLRCMRIAVAEIEPELLDDEHRKALLDYLEMAANSLMNAPW; translated from the coding sequence ATGACTTCGGGCGAGCAAACAGGAGCGGCTTCGGCAGAGCAGACGGCGACGTCGTTCTACGAGGCGGTCGGCGGCGCGGACACGTTCCGGCGGATCGTCGCGGCGTTCTACCGCGAGGTGGCCACCGACGAGGTGCTGCGCCCGCTCTACCCCGAGGAGGACCTTGGCCCGGCGGAGCGCAGGCTGCGCATGTTCCTCGAGCAGTACTGGGGCGGCCCGCGCACCTACGGCGAGGAACGCGGGCATCCGAGGCTGCGGATGCGGCACCATCCGTTCACGATCGGACCGCTGGAGCGCGACGCGTGGTTGCGTTGTATGCGAATCGCCGTAGCGGAGATCGAGCCCGAGCTACTCGATGACGAGCACCGCAAGGCGCTGCTGGACTATCTGGAGATGGCGGCGAATTCGCTGATGAACGCCCCCTGGTGA